A single Klebsiella variicola DNA region contains:
- the dtpD gene encoding dipeptide permease DtpD, translating into MKTPSQPRAIYYIVAIQIWEYFSFYGMRALLILYLTHQLGFDDSHAISLFSAYASLVYVTPILGGWLADRLLGNRTAVIAGALLMTLGHVVLGVESTSAWSLYVALAIIICGYGLFKSNISCLLGELYAHDDPRRDGGFSLLYAAGNVGSIAAPIACGLAAQWYGWHIGFALAGIGMFIGLMIFLSGSRHFRHTRGVDKPALRAVKFVLPTWGWLLVMLCLAPVFFTLLLQNNWSGYLLALVCLFAAQMVARIMIKAPEHRRALWQIVLLMLAGTLFWVLAQQGGSSISLFIDHFVNRRLLNWDVPTALFQSVNAVAVMAAGVVLAWLMRPEGSVRSVLRVWLKFAFGLLLMGGGFMLLALNARHGAADGQASMGMMVAGLAMMGFAELFIDPVAMAQITRLNMPGVTGVLTGIYMLATGAVANWLAGVVAQQTTESQISDTAIAAYQHFFSQMGEWTLGCVAVMVVIAFAAACSVGKRRAAAGEVTGGGA; encoded by the coding sequence ATGAAAACACCCTCACAGCCGCGCGCGATTTACTACATCGTTGCGATCCAGATCTGGGAGTACTTCAGCTTTTACGGCATGCGTGCCTTACTCATCCTTTATCTCACCCACCAGCTTGGCTTTGACGACAGCCATGCCATCAGTCTGTTCAGCGCCTACGCATCTTTAGTTTACGTTACCCCTATTCTCGGCGGCTGGCTTGCCGACCGCCTGCTCGGCAACCGCACGGCGGTGATTGCCGGGGCGCTGTTAATGACCCTCGGCCACGTGGTGCTGGGCGTCGAGTCGACCTCCGCATGGAGTCTGTATGTCGCGCTGGCGATCATCATCTGCGGCTACGGCCTGTTCAAATCCAATATCAGCTGCCTGCTCGGCGAACTGTACGCTCACGACGACCCGCGTCGCGACGGCGGTTTCTCGCTGCTGTACGCCGCCGGCAACGTCGGGTCGATCGCCGCGCCCATCGCCTGCGGACTGGCGGCGCAGTGGTACGGCTGGCATATCGGCTTTGCGCTGGCGGGGATCGGCATGTTTATCGGCCTGATGATTTTCTTAAGCGGCAGCCGCCATTTCCGGCATACCCGCGGCGTCGATAAACCGGCGCTGCGGGCAGTGAAATTTGTGCTGCCGACCTGGGGCTGGCTGCTGGTGATGCTGTGCCTGGCGCCGGTGTTCTTCACGCTGCTGCTGCAAAACAACTGGTCCGGCTATCTGCTGGCGCTCGTCTGCCTGTTCGCCGCCCAGATGGTGGCGCGGATCATGATCAAAGCCCCGGAGCATCGTCGCGCGCTGTGGCAGATCGTCCTGCTGATGCTCGCCGGAACGCTGTTCTGGGTGCTGGCGCAGCAGGGCGGGAGCTCGATTAGCCTGTTTATCGACCACTTCGTCAATCGTCGCCTGCTGAACTGGGACGTGCCAACCGCGCTGTTCCAGTCGGTCAACGCGGTGGCGGTGATGGCGGCCGGCGTGGTGCTGGCGTGGCTGATGCGCCCGGAAGGCAGCGTGCGTTCGGTGCTGCGCGTCTGGCTGAAATTCGCTTTCGGCCTGCTGCTGATGGGCGGCGGCTTTATGCTGCTGGCGCTCAATGCCCGCCACGGCGCGGCTGACGGCCAGGCCTCGATGGGCATGATGGTCGCCGGGCTGGCGATGATGGGCTTTGCCGAACTGTTTATCGACCCGGTGGCGATGGCGCAAATCACCCGTCTGAACATGCCCGGCGTCACCGGGGTGTTGACCGGGATCTATATGCTGGCCACTGGCGCGGTGGCCAACTGGCTGGCGGGCGTGGTGGCGCAGCAAACCACCGAATCGCAAATTAGCGACACGGCGATTGCTGCCTATCAACATTTCTTCTCGCAGATGGGCGAATGGACCCTCGGCTGCGTGGCGGTGATGGTCGTTATCGCCTTTGCCGCGGCCTGTAGTGTGGGCAAACGCCGTGCGGCTGCCGGTGAAGTTACCGGCGGCGGCGCCTGA
- a CDS encoding Gfo/Idh/MocA family protein gives MSARLNIGLIGSGFMGQAHADAYRRAAMFYPDLPKRPHLYALADQDQALAERHAAKLGAEKAYGDWRELVNDPQVDVVDITSPNHLHYTMAMAAIAAGKHVYCEKPLAVNEQQAQEMAQAARRAGVKTMVAFNNIKTPAALLAKQIIARGDIGEPVRFRGTFDQGFYNDPNLPWSWRCSKTLGGSGALGDLGAHTLSVAQFLLGGIREVTASAQTCLRQRPVPQRDAGYASRVAADAEWREVENDDQVQCLVNFDSGAAGVIEASRIAAGRIFGVFWEVSGTEGTLYMDGERFNELQVYRFNDDKHDRGFKTLYAGSQIPAYAGFFGFDFGGGGLGYFDVKVIEVHDLVQGICGEGDCYPNFEFGLQNQRVLSAIEASMASRRWVNVVKD, from the coding sequence ATGAGCGCGCGGTTAAATATCGGTCTTATCGGCTCGGGTTTTATGGGTCAGGCACACGCTGACGCGTACCGTCGCGCGGCCATGTTCTATCCCGATCTGCCGAAGCGCCCGCATCTCTACGCGCTGGCGGATCAGGATCAGGCGCTGGCTGAACGCCATGCGGCGAAACTGGGGGCGGAAAAGGCCTACGGCGACTGGCGCGAGCTGGTAAACGATCCGCAGGTTGATGTGGTGGATATCACCTCGCCGAACCATCTGCACTACACAATGGCGATGGCGGCGATCGCGGCGGGTAAACATGTCTATTGCGAGAAGCCGCTGGCGGTCAACGAGCAGCAGGCGCAGGAGATGGCGCAGGCGGCACGGCGCGCGGGGGTGAAGACCATGGTGGCCTTTAACAACATCAAAACGCCGGCGGCACTGCTGGCAAAGCAGATTATCGCCCGGGGCGATATTGGCGAACCGGTGCGCTTTCGCGGCACCTTTGATCAGGGGTTTTATAACGACCCTAACCTGCCCTGGTCCTGGCGCTGCTCGAAAACCCTCGGCGGCAGCGGGGCGCTTGGCGACCTTGGCGCCCATACCCTGTCGGTCGCCCAGTTTTTGCTGGGCGGGATCCGCGAAGTGACCGCCAGCGCGCAAACCTGCCTGCGCCAGCGTCCGGTGCCGCAGCGCGATGCCGGGTATGCCAGCCGGGTCGCGGCCGATGCCGAGTGGCGGGAAGTAGAAAATGACGATCAGGTTCAGTGCCTGGTCAATTTCGACAGCGGCGCGGCGGGAGTGATTGAGGCCTCGCGCATCGCCGCCGGGCGGATCTTCGGCGTGTTCTGGGAGGTCTCCGGCACCGAAGGCACGCTGTATATGGACGGGGAGCGCTTTAACGAACTGCAGGTATATCGCTTCAACGATGATAAACACGACCGCGGCTTTAAGACGCTGTATGCCGGGAGCCAGATCCCGGCCTATGCCGGCTTCTTCGGCTTCGATTTTGGCGGCGGTGGGCTGGGCTATTTTGACGTCAAGGTGATCGAAGTGCATGACCTGGTGCAGGGGATTTGCGGGGAGGGCGACTGCTATCCCAACTTCGAATTTGGTTTGCAGAATCAGCGCGTGCTGTCGGCGATTGAAGCCTCGATGGCCAGCCGTCGCTGGGTGAACGTGGTTAAAGACTAA
- a CDS encoding Gfo/Idh/MocA family protein, with amino-acid sequence MFPSHLPTPRRPAAQSIPSLRWGIIGPGWIAERFVHALKTYSRQQVVAVASRSQAKAERVAAEWGIPQAYGQVEEMLARPDIDAVYIATPHNHHFPDGMQALKAGKHVLIEKPFALNLGEGRELQAEAARQGKLALEAMWCDYAPKYDVIRQLLEDGALGDLHTLLADHGEYFTPDHRIFNADLAGGPMMDLGSYLTSFALMVGGMPQEIVARGSATAEGLNGQTSMLFSWQNGMQGLLNTTLFSNTPGGAVVAGRQATLTIDGQFYAPGGFTLAASQGGQVLRWEEPRNRYDQLFWQAEHFAWCIGQGLRDSPLRPLSRVLQNLQVMDEVRRQVGAVFNEER; translated from the coding sequence ATGTTTCCCTCACACTTACCGACCCCGCGCCGCCCGGCGGCGCAGAGCATTCCCTCCCTGCGCTGGGGCATTATCGGTCCCGGCTGGATCGCCGAGCGCTTTGTTCATGCATTGAAAACCTACAGCCGGCAGCAGGTGGTGGCGGTGGCCTCCCGCAGCCAGGCGAAGGCCGAGCGGGTGGCCGCGGAATGGGGGATCCCCCAGGCTTACGGCCAGGTGGAGGAGATGCTGGCACGCCCGGATATTGATGCGGTGTACATTGCGACGCCGCACAACCATCACTTTCCCGACGGCATGCAGGCGCTGAAGGCGGGTAAACACGTGCTGATTGAGAAGCCCTTCGCGCTCAACCTCGGCGAAGGGCGTGAGCTGCAGGCCGAAGCCGCCCGCCAGGGGAAGCTGGCGCTGGAGGCAATGTGGTGCGATTACGCGCCGAAATATGATGTGATCCGCCAGCTGCTGGAGGATGGGGCGCTCGGCGACCTGCATACCCTGCTGGCCGATCACGGCGAGTATTTCACCCCCGACCACCGCATCTTCAATGCCGACCTTGCCGGCGGGCCGATGATGGACCTCGGCAGCTATTTGACCTCGTTTGCGCTGATGGTGGGCGGCATGCCGCAGGAGATTGTCGCCCGCGGCAGCGCCACGGCGGAGGGGCTTAACGGTCAGACGTCGATGCTGTTTAGCTGGCAGAACGGGATGCAGGGGTTGTTAAACACGACGTTGTTCAGCAACACGCCGGGCGGGGCGGTGGTGGCCGGACGCCAGGCGACCCTGACGATCGACGGTCAGTTTTACGCCCCCGGCGGCTTTACGCTCGCCGCCAGCCAGGGCGGGCAGGTGCTGCGCTGGGAAGAGCCGCGCAATCGCTACGACCAGCTGTTCTGGCAGGCGGAGCATTTTGCCTGGTGCATCGGGCAGGGGCTGCGGGACTCGCCGCTGCGGCCGCTCAGTCGGGTGCTGCAGAATCTGCAGGTGATGGATGAGGTGCGGCGCCAGGTGGGCGCGGTGTTTAACGAAGAACGCTAA
- the cadB gene encoding cadaverine/lysine antiporter, whose protein sequence is MSYAKKIGLFACTGVVAGNMMGSGIALLPANLASIGGIAIWGWVISIIGAMSLAYVYARLATKNPQQGGPIAYAGEISPAFGFQTGVLYYHANWIGNLAIGITAVSYLSTFFPILNNPVPAGIACIAIVWIFTFVNMLGGTWVSRLTTIGLVLVLIPVVMTAVVGWHWFDVATYQANWNTSSTTDSHAVIKSILLCLWAFVGVESAAVSTGMVKNPKRTVPLATMLGTAMAGIVYIAATQVIAGMYPASQMAASGAPFAISASTILGGWAAPMVSAFTAFACLTSLGSWMMLVGQAGVRAANDGNFPKVYGEVDSNGIPKKGLLLAAVKMTALMVLITLMNSAGGKASDLFGELTGIAVLLTMLPYFYSCVDLIRFEGINIRNFVSLICSVLGCVFCFIALMGASSFELAGTFIVSLIILMFYGRKMHQRQNNATDNNSPANAH, encoded by the coding sequence ATGAGTTATGCCAAGAAGATCGGGCTATTTGCCTGTACCGGTGTCGTCGCCGGTAATATGATGGGGAGCGGTATTGCATTATTACCTGCGAACCTGGCCAGCATCGGTGGTATTGCCATTTGGGGCTGGGTAATTTCAATTATTGGTGCGATGTCTCTGGCTTATGTTTATGCCCGACTGGCCACTAAGAACCCGCAACAGGGTGGTCCAATTGCCTACGCCGGGGAAATATCTCCCGCATTCGGTTTCCAGACCGGTGTGCTTTATTATCATGCAAACTGGATTGGTAACCTGGCCATCGGGATTACCGCAGTTTCTTATCTCTCTACGTTCTTCCCAATTTTAAATAACCCGGTGCCAGCAGGTATTGCCTGTATTGCCATCGTGTGGATCTTTACTTTCGTTAATATGCTCGGCGGGACCTGGGTCAGCCGTCTGACCACTATTGGTCTGGTACTGGTGCTTATTCCAGTGGTCATGACCGCGGTTGTCGGCTGGCACTGGTTTGATGTCGCCACCTATCAGGCGAACTGGAACACCTCCAGCACCACCGATAGCCACGCGGTCATTAAAAGTATCCTGCTCTGCCTGTGGGCCTTCGTTGGCGTCGAATCCGCCGCCGTGAGTACCGGGATGGTAAAAAACCCGAAACGTACCGTCCCGCTGGCTACCATGCTGGGTACTGCGATGGCCGGTATCGTCTATATCGCCGCGACTCAGGTTATCGCCGGTATGTATCCTGCTTCTCAGATGGCCGCGTCCGGTGCGCCGTTCGCGATTAGCGCCTCTACCATTCTCGGCGGCTGGGCTGCTCCGATGGTTTCCGCTTTCACTGCCTTCGCTTGCCTGACTTCTCTGGGCTCGTGGATGATGCTGGTTGGCCAGGCCGGTGTACGTGCCGCCAACGACGGTAACTTCCCGAAAGTGTATGGCGAAGTCGATAGCAACGGTATCCCGAAAAAAGGCCTGCTGCTGGCGGCGGTGAAAATGACCGCGCTGATGGTGCTGATTACCCTGATGAACTCCGCCGGTGGTAAAGCCTCCGACCTGTTCGGCGAACTGACCGGTATCGCGGTACTGCTGACCATGCTGCCTTACTTCTACTCCTGTGTTGACCTGATTCGTTTCGAAGGCATCAACATTCGTAACTTCGTTAGCCTGATTTGTTCGGTACTGGGTTGCGTGTTCTGCTTCATCGCGCTGATGGGCGCAAGCTCCTTCGAACTGGCCGGCACCTTTATCGTTAGCCTGATTATCCTGATGTTCTACGGTCGCAAAATGCACCAGCGCCAGAACAACGCAACGGATAACAACAGCCCCGCTAACGCGCACTAA
- the iolE gene encoding myo-inosose-2 dehydratase: MATEHLQWGVSPLCWTNDVLEDLGGDIPLDTCLREAREAGYQGIELGRKFPRQAETLGPLLAAADLRLASGWYSGLLAERSVEAELEAVREHAQLLRQLGARVMVYGECGQLPGETPLDEPISLSPPLSRVSLAAYCHKLNTFADLLLRDYGLQLAYHHHLMMLVEHDDELERFLSHTHDNVGLAFDTGHAFVAGVEIPRVLQKYGHRIRHLHLKDVRPQVLGRLYRENLSFNEAVRAGLFTIPGDGCIDYAPILDFVRRSDYRGWLIIEAEQDPAMAPPLATARRAYAWLAHHLSSPSPSEEHAA; this comes from the coding sequence ATGGCGACAGAGCATCTGCAGTGGGGCGTGAGCCCCCTGTGCTGGACCAACGATGTGCTGGAGGATTTAGGCGGCGATATCCCCCTGGATACCTGCCTGCGCGAGGCGCGGGAGGCGGGCTATCAGGGCATTGAGTTAGGACGGAAATTTCCCCGCCAGGCAGAGACGCTGGGCCCGCTGCTGGCGGCGGCTGACCTGCGCCTGGCGTCCGGCTGGTACAGCGGCTTGCTGGCCGAGCGCAGCGTGGAAGCGGAGCTGGAGGCGGTGCGGGAGCACGCGCAACTCCTCCGGCAGCTCGGCGCGAGGGTGATGGTTTACGGCGAGTGCGGGCAACTGCCGGGTGAAACCCCGCTTGATGAGCCTATTTCACTCTCGCCGCCGTTAAGCCGTGTCAGCCTGGCGGCGTATTGCCACAAGCTAAATACCTTTGCCGACCTGCTGCTGCGCGACTATGGCCTCCAGCTGGCCTATCACCATCATCTGATGATGCTGGTGGAGCACGATGACGAGCTGGAGCGGTTTCTGTCCCATACCCATGACAACGTCGGGCTGGCGTTTGATACCGGACACGCCTTTGTCGCCGGGGTCGAGATCCCGCGCGTGCTGCAAAAATATGGCCACCGTATCCGCCATCTGCATCTGAAAGACGTCCGTCCGCAGGTGCTGGGGCGTCTGTATCGTGAAAACCTGAGCTTTAACGAGGCGGTGCGCGCCGGGCTGTTTACCATCCCCGGCGACGGCTGCATCGACTATGCGCCGATCCTCGACTTCGTCCGGCGCAGTGACTACCGCGGCTGGCTGATTATCGAAGCCGAGCAGGACCCGGCGATGGCGCCGCCGCTGGCCACCGCCCGCCGCGCCTATGCCTGGCTGGCGCACCATTTATCTTCCCCTTCACCGTCAGAGGAGCACGCAGCATGA
- a CDS encoding cell envelope integrity TolA C-terminal domain-containing protein has translation MSKFGIALMTAAAISLLSGCQAAKEKHPTQEELIRQMQQRAAAPDTHTLPPGKATQDQLMRYAFTLREAVMVQLPNSARYQGKICSVRLSLNRSAKLTGLQQEGGDPAFCAVVTDAVLRTTFPPFASEGVYQIFNHPLLDFKP, from the coding sequence ATGAGCAAATTTGGTATTGCCCTCATGACCGCGGCGGCTATTAGCCTGCTGAGCGGCTGCCAGGCGGCGAAGGAGAAGCATCCGACGCAGGAGGAACTGATCCGCCAGATGCAGCAGCGGGCCGCGGCCCCGGATACGCACACACTGCCGCCGGGCAAAGCCACGCAGGATCAACTGATGCGCTACGCCTTCACGCTCAGAGAGGCGGTTATGGTTCAATTGCCCAACAGCGCACGCTACCAGGGGAAAATATGCTCCGTGCGGCTGTCGCTTAACCGCAGTGCAAAACTGACCGGACTGCAGCAGGAGGGGGGCGATCCGGCGTTCTGCGCGGTAGTGACCGATGCGGTACTGCGCACGACCTTCCCGCCCTTTGCCAGCGAAGGGGTCTACCAGATCTTTAACCATCCGCTACTGGATTTTAAGCCTTAG
- the lysS gene encoding lysine--tRNA ligase, whose amino-acid sequence MSEQQAQGADEAIDLNNELKTRREKLAALREQGVAFPNDFRRDHTSDQLHAEFDAKDNDELASLNVEVAVAGRMMTRRVMGKASFVTLQDVGGRIQLYVARDDLPEGVYNEQFKKWDLGDIIAARGKLFKTQTGELSIHCTELRLLTKALRPLPDKFHGLQDQEVRYRQRYLDLIANEESRHTFRIRSQILATMRQFMVARGFMEVETPMMQVIPGGASARPFITHHNALDLDMYLRIAPELYLKRLVVGGFERVFEINRNFRNEGISVRHNPEFTMMELYMAYADYKDLIELTESLFRTLAQTVLGKTEVPYGDQVFDFGKPFEKLTMREAIKKHRPETNMADLDNFDAAKALAESLGIQVEKSWGLGRIVTEIFDEVAEAHLIQPTFITEYPAEVSPLARRNDVNPEITDRFEFFIGGREIGNGFSELNDAEDQAQRFQDQVNAKAAGDDEAMFYDEDYVTALEYGLPPTAGLGIGIDRMVMLFTNSHTIRDVILFPAMRPQK is encoded by the coding sequence ATGTCTGAACAACAAGCACAAGGTGCCGATGAGGCCATTGACCTTAATAATGAACTGAAAACTCGTCGCGAAAAACTGGCTGCACTGCGTGAGCAGGGCGTAGCCTTCCCCAACGACTTCCGTCGTGATCATACCTCTGACCAATTGCATGCTGAATTCGATGCGAAGGATAACGATGAACTCGCTTCCCTGAACGTTGAAGTTGCGGTGGCTGGCCGGATGATGACCCGCCGCGTGATGGGCAAAGCCTCTTTCGTCACTCTTCAGGACGTCGGCGGCCGCATTCAGCTGTACGTGGCGCGCGATGACCTGCCGGAAGGCGTCTACAACGAACAGTTTAAAAAATGGGACCTCGGCGATATCATCGCCGCCCGCGGCAAGCTGTTCAAAACGCAAACCGGCGAACTCTCTATTCACTGCACCGAGCTGCGTCTGCTGACCAAAGCCCTGCGCCCGCTGCCGGATAAATTCCACGGCCTGCAGGATCAGGAAGTCCGCTATCGCCAGCGCTATCTGGATCTGATCGCCAACGAAGAGTCACGTCATACGTTCCGTATCCGCTCGCAGATCCTCGCGACCATGCGCCAGTTCATGGTGGCTCGCGGCTTTATGGAAGTCGAAACCCCGATGATGCAGGTGATCCCTGGCGGGGCGTCCGCCCGTCCGTTCATCACCCATCACAACGCGCTGGATCTGGATATGTACCTGCGCATCGCGCCGGAACTGTATCTGAAACGTCTGGTGGTCGGCGGTTTTGAACGCGTGTTTGAAATCAACCGCAACTTCCGTAATGAAGGGATCTCGGTACGCCATAACCCAGAGTTCACCATGATGGAACTGTATATGGCGTATGCGGACTACAAAGACCTGATCGAACTGACCGAGTCGTTGTTCCGCACCCTGGCGCAGACGGTGCTGGGCAAAACCGAAGTGCCATATGGCGACCAGGTGTTTGATTTCGGTAAGCCGTTTGAAAAACTGACCATGCGCGAAGCAATCAAGAAACACCGTCCGGAAACCAACATGGCGGATCTGGATAACTTCGACGCGGCGAAAGCGCTGGCGGAATCTCTCGGTATTCAGGTAGAGAAAAGCTGGGGTCTGGGACGTATCGTCACCGAAATCTTTGACGAAGTGGCGGAAGCGCATCTGATTCAGCCAACCTTCATCACCGAATACCCGGCGGAAGTTTCCCCGCTGGCGCGCCGTAACGACGTCAACCCGGAAATCACTGACCGCTTTGAATTCTTCATTGGCGGCCGCGAAATCGGTAACGGTTTCAGTGAGCTGAACGATGCCGAAGATCAGGCGCAGCGCTTCCAGGATCAGGTGAACGCCAAAGCGGCGGGCGATGACGAAGCGATGTTCTATGACGAAGACTACGTCACCGCCCTGGAGTATGGTTTACCGCCGACCGCGGGTCTGGGTATCGGTATCGACCGCATGGTGATGCTGTTTACCAACAGCCATACCATCCGCGACGTGATCCTCTTCCCGGCCATGCGTCCGCAGAAGTAA
- the cadA gene encoding lysine decarboxylase CadA — MNVIAIMNHMGVYFKEEPIRELHRALERLDFRIVYPNDRDDLLKLIENNSRLCGVIFDWDKYNLELCEEISKMNEYMPLYAFANTYSTLDVSLNDLRMQVRFFEYALGAAEDIANKIKQNTDEYIDTILPPLTKALFKYVREGKYTFCTPGHMGGTAFQKSPVGSIFYDFFGPNTMKSDISISVSELGSLLDHSGPHKEAEEYIARVFNAERSYMVTNGTSTANKIVGMYSAPAGSTVLIDRNCHKSLTHLMMMSDITPIYFRPTRNAYGILGGIPQSEFQHATIAKRVKETPNATWPVHAVITNSTYDGLLYNTDFIKKTLDVKSIHFDSAWVPYTNFSPIYEGKCGMSGGRVEGKVIYETQSTHKLLAAFSQASMIHVKGDVNEETFNEAYMMHTTTSPHYGIVASTETAAAMMKGNAGKRLIDGSIERSIKFRKEIKRLKGESDGWFFDVWQPEHIDGAECWPLRSDSAWHGFKNIDNEHMYLDPIKVTLLTPGMKKDGTMDDFGIPASIVAKYLDEHGIVVEKTGPYNLLFLFSIGIDKTKALSLLRALTDFKRAFDLNLRVKNMLPSLYREDPEFYENMRIQDLAQNIHKLIEHHNLPDLMFRAFEVLPSMVMTPYAAFQKELHGQTEEVYLEEMVGRVNANMILPYPPGVPLVMPGEMITEESRPVLEFLQMLCEIGAHYPGFETDIHGAYRQADGRYTVKVLKEENNK, encoded by the coding sequence ATGAACGTTATTGCAATCATGAATCACATGGGTGTTTACTTCAAAGAAGAACCCATCCGTGAACTGCATCGTGCTCTCGAACGCCTGGACTTCCGTATTGTCTACCCGAACGACCGTGACGACTTATTAAAACTTATCGAAAACAACTCTCGTCTGTGCGGCGTGATCTTCGACTGGGATAAATACAATCTCGAACTGTGCGAAGAAATCAGCAAAATGAACGAGTACATGCCGCTGTACGCGTTCGCTAACACCTACTCGACTCTGGACGTTAGCCTGAACGATCTGCGCATGCAGGTTCGCTTCTTCGAATATGCGCTGGGCGCTGCGGAAGATATCGCGAACAAAATCAAACAGAACACTGATGAATACATCGATACCATTCTGCCGCCGCTGACCAAAGCGCTGTTCAAATATGTACGTGAAGGTAAATACACCTTCTGCACCCCAGGCCACATGGGCGGTACCGCGTTCCAGAAAAGCCCGGTAGGCAGCATCTTCTATGATTTCTTTGGCCCGAATACCATGAAATCCGATATCTCCATTTCGGTTTCTGAACTGGGTTCTCTGCTGGACCACAGCGGCCCGCACAAAGAAGCGGAAGAGTATATCGCTCGCGTCTTTAACGCTGAACGCAGCTACATGGTGACCAACGGTACCTCTACTGCTAACAAAATCGTCGGCATGTACTCCGCGCCGGCCGGCAGCACCGTGCTGATTGACCGTAACTGCCACAAATCGCTGACTCACCTGATGATGATGAGCGACATTACGCCGATCTACTTCCGTCCGACCCGTAACGCCTACGGTATCCTCGGCGGTATCCCGCAGAGCGAATTCCAGCACGCGACTATCGCCAAGCGTGTGAAAGAGACGCCGAATGCGACCTGGCCGGTGCACGCGGTGATCACCAACTCAACCTATGATGGTCTGCTGTATAACACCGACTTCATCAAGAAAACCCTGGATGTGAAATCCATCCACTTTGACTCCGCATGGGTCCCTTACACCAACTTCTCGCCGATCTATGAAGGCAAATGCGGGATGAGCGGCGGCCGCGTCGAAGGGAAAGTGATCTACGAAACCCAGTCCACGCACAAACTGCTGGCGGCATTCTCCCAGGCGTCGATGATCCACGTGAAAGGCGACGTAAACGAAGAGACCTTCAACGAAGCCTACATGATGCACACCACCACTTCCCCGCACTACGGGATCGTGGCGTCCACCGAAACCGCGGCGGCGATGATGAAGGGTAACGCCGGTAAGCGTCTGATCGACGGCTCTATTGAACGTTCCATCAAGTTCCGTAAAGAGATCAAACGTCTGAAAGGCGAGTCTGACGGCTGGTTCTTCGACGTTTGGCAGCCGGAGCATATCGATGGCGCTGAATGCTGGCCGCTGCGTTCCGACAGTGCATGGCACGGTTTCAAAAACATCGATAACGAGCACATGTACCTCGACCCGATCAAAGTCACGCTGCTGACGCCGGGGATGAAGAAAGACGGCACCATGGATGACTTCGGTATTCCGGCGAGCATCGTGGCGAAATATCTCGACGAACACGGCATCGTGGTGGAGAAAACCGGTCCGTACAACCTGCTGTTCCTGTTCAGCATCGGTATCGACAAAACCAAAGCGCTGAGCCTGCTGCGTGCGCTGACCGACTTCAAACGCGCGTTCGACCTGAACCTGCGGGTGAAAAACATGCTGCCGTCGCTGTACCGTGAAGATCCTGAATTCTATGAAAACATGCGTATTCAGGACCTGGCGCAGAACATTCACAAACTGATTGAGCATCACAACCTGCCGGACCTGATGTTCCGCGCGTTTGAAGTGCTGCCATCGATGGTGATGACCCCGTATGCCGCGTTCCAGAAAGAGCTGCACGGTCAGACTGAAGAGGTTTATCTCGAAGAGATGGTCGGCCGCGTCAACGCCAACATGATCCTGCCGTATCCTCCGGGAGTGCCGCTGGTGATGCCGGGTGAAATGATCACCGAAGAAAGCCGCCCGGTGCTGGAGTTCCTGCAGATGCTGTGCGAAATCGGCGCCCACTACCCGGGCTTCGAAACCGATATCCACGGCGCCTATCGTCAGGCGGATGGTCGTTACACCGTTAAAGTGCTGAAAGAAGAAAACAACAAGTAA